From the Moorena sp. SIOASIH genome, the window TAGTGCTCGTCAAGAGGTTAAAGCTGTCCAAGTAGACGAGAAGGTGCTGGATTATTTGCTAGCCTTAGTTCAGCAAACCAGGCAAAATCCTGATTTAGCCTTGGGAGCCTCCCCGAGAGCTGCTGTAGCTTGGTTACAAACCAGTAAAGCCCAAGCTGTGTTATCAGGACGGGATTATGTGACACCGGATGATGTAAAAGCGATCGCACTCCCTCTACTCCGTCACCGTCTGATTCTGAAACCAGAGGTGCAGTTAGATGGGTTACAGATCGATAGCGTAATTGCTTCATTACTCAAGCAAGTTCCAGTGCCTAGGTGAGTGGCTCAGCACTCAGCACTCAAAAAAAACTATGATTCCCTCAAAACGAACCTATTTACTATTAATACTAGGTATTGCGATCGCATTATTACTCGCTACTGTTTTTAATCAACAAATCAGTCTAATTAGTACTCTTGTCTTTGATGGCATTGTCCTTGGTTTAGCCTTATGGGATGGAAAACGGGTCAAACCTAACCGAGTGAAGGTAACCCGCACCCCTTTACAACGGTTATCGATTGGGCGAGATAATCTGATTGTGCTGTCAGTGGAATCTAGAAATCAGGTTGCTCGAATTCTGATTAAGGACTACTATCCATTAGAGTTTGCTGTTTCCACCCCAACCATCACTGCTACCCTTGACCGGAATAGTAACAAGGAACTAACCTATACGGTTCACCCAGCCAAACGAGGTCAGTTTCACTGGGGAGATATTCACGTGCGCCAGTTGAGTCCTTGGGGCTTGGTGTGGGACGATTGGAAAATCCCAGGGAGTCAGAACGTAGCAGTTTATCCAGACTTAGTTAGTTTGCGATCGCTTTCTATTCGCCTCACCCTGGAAAATACTGGTACCATGCGCCGTTCCCGAAGCTTGGGTAGTGGGACAGAATTTGCTGAACTGCGGGAGTATGGCATTGGTGATGACACTCGCCTGATTGATTGGAAAGCCACCGCTCGCCGCTCTCGCCCTTTAGTAAGGGTGCTGGAACCGGAAAAAGAGCAAACTTTAATTATATTACTAGACCGGGGACGGTTGATGACCGCACAGGTACTTCAACTGAAGCGGTTTGATTGGGGATTG encodes:
- a CDS encoding DUF58 domain-containing protein, translated to MIPSKRTYLLLILGIAIALLLATVFNQQISLISTLVFDGIVLGLALWDGKRVKPNRVKVTRTPLQRLSIGRDNLIVLSVESRNQVARILIKDYYPLEFAVSTPTITATLDRNSNKELTYTVHPAKRGQFHWGDIHVRQLSPWGLVWDDWKIPGSQNVAVYPDLVSLRSLSIRLTLENTGTMRRSRSLGSGTEFAELREYGIGDDTRLIDWKATARRSRPLVRVLEPEKEQTLIILLDRGRLMTAQVLQLKRFDWGLNSTLALALAGLHRGDRVGVGVFDRDITTWIPPERGQHQLSKLIERLTPIQPVLLEPDYFGAVTKVVNQQTRRALVVLITDIVDVTASAELLAALEPLTPRYLPFCVTLRDPLVDQLAHTPPNTAQLEKIVSQDQLWHSGYQEQAKKRISVELNPDRGQAAYTRAVALDLIAQRQVAFARLKQKGVLVLDAPANQISQQLVESYLRVKARNLL